A part of Clarias gariepinus isolate MV-2021 ecotype Netherlands chromosome 14, CGAR_prim_01v2, whole genome shotgun sequence genomic DNA contains:
- the mrpl10 gene encoding 39S ribosomal protein L10, mitochondrial translates to MAATLCGRIVTKTGCLPLFQSVRHGSKAVTRHRKPMHFLKQKLMAVTEYIPPKPAAPPGALGQRTQKTKEQSGLAKLLERDLETVFSECKMIAVLQNNATNAEDMLLLKHRLKKHDITVQFFPNQVVRSFLSGSQYRNMQPLFIGQTVMFVSKEPKVKEMLQVLRSSPQMLLLGACIENTLLSREGILNYSKLPSMRTVHGELVGGLTLMTSQTVSMLQQHPAYLSVLLQQHIKQQQPADNTELKAVPKTGETTA, encoded by the exons ATGGCAGCGACCTTGTGTGGCAGGATTGTTACAAAAACag GATGTCTGCCCTTGTTTCAGAGTGTGCGTCATGGCTCCAAAGCTGTAACCCGCCACAGAAAGCCCATGCACTTCCTGAAGCAGAAGTTGATGGCTGTTACAGAATACATTCCCCCGAAACCTGCTGCTCCTCCTGGAGCTCTCGGTCAACGCACCCAGAAGACTAAGGAG CAAAGTGGCCTTGCGAAACTGTTAGAGAGAGATTTGGAGACGGTCTTCAGTGAGTGTAAAATGATTGCTGTGCTTCAAAACAATGCCACCAATGCTGAAGACATGTTGCTGCTGAAGCACAGACTTAAAAAACATGACATTACTGTCCAATTTTTCCCCAATCAG gtaGTAAGATCCTTTCTTTCTGGCAGTCAATATCGTAACATGCAACCTCTGTTTATTGGACAAACTGTGATGTTTGTCAGCAAAGAGCCAAAAGTGAAGGAAATGTTGCAAGTGTTAAGGAGTAGTCCTCAGATGTTGCTTTTGG GTGCCTGTATTGAGAACACACTACTCTCACGAGAAGGGATCCTTAACTACTCCAAACTGCCGTCCATGCGTACTGTCCATGGTGAACTGGTTGGAGGCTTGACCTTGATGACGTCACAAACTGTTTCAATGCTGCAACAGCACCCTGCGTATCTCTCGGTTCTTCTCCAGCAGCATATTAAGCAGCAGCAGCCTGCAGATAATACTGAGCTCAAGGCTGTGCCTAAAACTGGAGAAACAACAGCCTAA
- the pnpo gene encoding pyridoxine-5'-phosphate oxidase: MRRLFSFSAVKFSSVSAQIFPPALICQSVSHRAVFNSLYLSTKSTEDNMNLDLSDMRKKYKGDEESFEEDQLVSLDPIKQFGEWFDQATKCPEIGEANAMCLATATNDGRPSARMVLLKGYSHEGFRFFTNYESRKGKELEINPHACLVFYWEPLTRQVRIEGTVEKITRQNSAEYFHSRPKSSQIGAVVSRQSSVIPDRQHLREKNAELEENYKDSEVPIPDYWGGYIVKPYLIEFWQGQTNRLHDRIVFTRVKEGEPELQEMQHQAEGGWVYHRLAP, translated from the exons ATGAGACGCTTGTTCAGCTTCAGCGCAGTGAAGTTTAGCAGCGTATCGGCACAGATCTTTCCGCCTGCTTTAATTTGTCAGTCAGTTTCCCACCGAGCTGTTTTTAATTCACTGTATCTCTCGACAAAATCCACGGAAGACAACATGAACTTGGATTTGAGTGACATGAGAAAGAAATATAAAGGCGACGAGGAg TCTTTTGAAGAAGATCAGCTCGTTTCTCTTGACCCTATTAAGCAGTTTGGCGAGTGGTTTGATCAAGCAACAAAGTGTCCTGAAATTGGTGAGGCCAATGCCATGTGCCTTGCAACAGCAACCAA CGACGGAAGACCTTCTGCTAGAATGGTGCTGCTGAAAGGTTACAGTCACGAGGGCTTCCGCTTCTTCACAAACTATGAAAGCCGTAAAGGTAAAGAACTG GAGATAAATCCCCATGCTTGTCTTGTCTTTTACTGGGAACCACTGACCAGGCAG GTTCGTATTGAAGGCACTGTTGAGAAAATCACACGTCAGAATTCTGCTGAGTATTTTCATTCGAGACCCAAGAGCAGTCAGATTGGTGCAGTTGTCAGCCGGCAAAGCAGCGTGATACCTGACAGACAG CACCTAAGAgaaaagaatgctgagttggaGGAGAATTACAAGGACTCCGAGGTTCCCATACCTGATTACTG GGGTGGCTACATCGTCAAGCCATACCTGATCGAGTTCTGGCAAGGCCAAACCAACCGACTGCATGATCGTATTGTTTTCACAAGAGTCAAGGAGGGTGAGCCTGAACTTCAAGAGATGCAGCATCAGGCTGAGGGAGGTTGGGTTTACCACCGGTTAGCACCTTGA